From the Tissierellales bacterium genome, the window TTTAGGGCAATTTCTTCTACAAAAATAAATAAGTATCCAAATATAAGTAGACTTAATCCGATAAAAACATAATCCAATATAGATGGTTTCTTTTTATTTCCTTTTTTAGTTGCTGGAAATAATAAAAATCCTAAGGTAAAGGCAAAAATAATATGCAATGACCTTTGCCTTAAAGAAAGTAAGGTACCTCTTCCTGCCGTATAAAGGTGAAATACAGACATTCCAATAGCAATAATGGTAGCTATTATTCCAATAAGACCAACAAGTTTCCTAGAGCCACTAGATTCTTGGTCATATTCTTCTAACAATTCATCTACATCTTTTACATCTTTCATTGAAAAACCTCCCTTAATAACTGTTTTAAAAAAGATATTTTCTTAACATCAAATTTTACGCTAGTCCTAGGTTCCGAAAAATCCAAAAAGGCTTCATAATGCTTATTAATATAGATCTGGTGCTCTGCTTTAACGGCACCAGTCCTATAAATAAGATTATCCATTTTTTCGTTAATATTGTATATTTTAAAGCCATTTTCCGTTATACTGAAATCATAAGGAGTTGTGGCTGGTAAGCCAGCACCATAGGAATGGAAATAAGATTCCTCAAGTATAATATCCCCATTATGGTTAATAGAGTATATTTCTATAACGGGTACCAATTGAACAGAATGAATGTGCTTTATACTGAACCTATCATATTTCTGAACTTTCCAACTTCTTAAATACTTATCTGTTTCGTAATCAGATGCTTCTAAAATATAAATGGGATAAAGATATATAATTAATAAAATTATAAAAATAATTAAAATTATACCTCTCTTCCCTATAATTTTACTGTTTAATTCCTTTTTCATCATAATACCTTTGTGCACCAGGGTGTAGGTCGATAGGCATACCTTTTAAAGCTGATTCTAGATTTATGTCATTACCTCTACTATGGGTATCGGCAATTTCCTGTTTCTCTTCAAATAAATACTTAGTCAGTTCATAAACTAAATCTTCTTTTAAATCTTCTGGTACAACTAACATTGCCATTACAGCTACAGTATTTATATCTGCTTTTTGATCTTTATAGGTATCTTTCGGTATAGTAGCATCTGTATAATAAGGATATTCTTCGACAAGTTCAGCAATTCTTTCTTCTTCTATAGGAACTACTACAATATCTGCAGTTTGAGAAACCTCTGTAACTGCGGAAGTTGGTACTCCTGCTGTAATGAAAGCTGCATCAATTTGTTTATCCTTTAATTGGTCTGCTGCTTCGTTAAAAGATAAAAAATCCGCCTTTCCTAAGTCATCATAATCCATACCATAAGCTGCTAAAATTTGTCTAGCATTTGCTTCACTACCAGAACCAGGTGCACCAATAGCAACTTTTTTGCCTTTTAAATCTTCAATAGTTTCAATGTTTGAATTCTTAGTAGCAATGACCTGAATCACTTCTGGATAAATCATAGCCATTCCCCTTATGTTCTCTATCTTTTCACGATCATCAAATATCTCGGTAGCGGTATAAGCGTAATAAGCTATATCGTTTTGAACAAAGGCTATTTCCGTTTCACCTTTTGATACTAATTCAATATTCTCAACAGAAGCACCAGTTGATTGGGCATTTGCTGTTACACCTTCTATGTTGTCATTAAAGACCTTTGCCATTGCACCACCCAATGGATAATAGGTTCCAGATGTTCCACCAGTAGCAATGGATATATAGTTTTTCTTTCCTCCAGTACTTGTTTGTTTACCATTTTTAGAGCTGCACCCCACTGTTAAGGATAAAATTAACACTAGGGTCAGTACGCCTATTAGTATTTTTTTAAACATGTTATTTCCTCCTTTTTAATATAAGTTAGTAAAAATTCTCTCTTGTAAATTGATAAGGTGATTTTGGTATAATAAAAGCATTCATTTAGCATAATATTCTGATAAACAAATACTCATAACTTATACTATTCTATATTATTTATAAATATCCTCTTTTTTTTTGAAGAAAGATAAGAAATTATACGCTTATAAAAATGAAAGGGGCATAAATAGTGTAATTAGTATATATATTTGGTATAATATATGTATTATAATAGTGAGGGTGGAAATTATGTATAAAGCACTTTATAGACAATATAGGCCTAAAACTTTTGACGAAGTAATAGGGCAGGAACATATTACAACTACATTAAAAAATCAGATTTTTAATGGAAATATAGGCCATGCCTATTTATTTTCTGGAACTAAGGGAACAGGAAAGACCTCTACAGCTAAAATATTTGCAAGAGCTGTAAATTGTATAGATTTAAAGGATGGTAATCCTTGTAATTCTTGTGAAATCTGTAAGGGCATATTAGACGAAAGTATCATGGATGTAATAGAAATGGATGCAGCAAGTAATAGTAGTGTAGATGATATAAGAGAACTTAGGGATAAGGTACAGTATGCTCCTGCAAAGGCAAAGTATAAGGTATATATTATGGACGAGGTGCATATGCTTTCAAATGATGCATTTAATGCACTTTTAAAGACCTTAGAGGAACCACCAGCACATTTAATATTTATATTGGCAACTACTGAATCGGAAAGGCTTCCCCAAACCATACTATCTAGATGTCAAAGATTTGATTTTAGGAGGATAGGTACTGGTAATATAGTTTCAAGTTTAAAAAATATATGTAAAGATTTAGATATTAAATATGAAGAAAGTGCACTACAATTAATAGCTAGAAATGCTGAAGGAGCTATGAGAGATGCAGTAAGTCTTTTAGATCAATGTATATCTTTTAATAAAGATGAGTTAAGATTAAAAGACTCTTTAGAAATACTAGGTATTGCAAATAAAGATATTATATTTAATATAGTTGATAATTTAAAAGAGAAGGATCTGGAAAAATCTTTATATATTGTAGATGATATTGTACAAAGTGGAATAGATATTAATCAATTTATAAAAGATTTAATACTTCATTTTAGGAATCTTATGATTGCTAAATCCTCTAAGAATCCTTATGACATCATAGATATGGAAGAAGAGGCTATAAAGAAGTATGAAATTCAAGCAGAAAACATGTCTCTGAAATTTATTCTTAAGGCTTTAGACCTGCTAAATGAGGGAGAAAATCAAGCTAAATGGTCGACTCAGCCTAGAATTATACTTGAAATGTCTATTATAAAACTGATAAACTTAGAAGATGAATTATCTTTAGAAGAAAGAGTGAAAAAGCTTGAAGATTTTATAAGCACTGGAAAAACTATGATTCCAGAAAAAACTATGGAAAGACAATTTGGAAGAAGAAATGTTCAAAAAAATATGAAAAAGCCTATAACAAAGGAAAAAGTAGATAAAAAAGAAGAAAAAGTATATATAGGGAAAGAAAGGATAGATTTAGAGAAGGGAAAAACAGCTGAGGATGAATTGATTACAGAAGGTACAGGATTTGAATTTGATAAAGTAGTAGATGAGTGGGAATTAATTTTAAATTATATAAGAAAAGAAAATGTAGTAGTATATGCTCTTCTTAAAGAAGGTAGACCTTTGAGCGTTAGGAATAATTTATTGACTATAGGATATAAAGAAAATTTTGGTGTTCATAAGGAAGCATTAGAAAAGAAACATCAAGATTTTGTAAATAAAGTTATATCTAGATATTTTAATAAAAGTGTTAGAGTAAAATTTACTATGGAAGATGAAGTGAATAATTCCAGTAATGATAATGTTAAAGATAACAAACTAAATGAAGTCGTTGACTTCTTTGGTGAGGATTTTGTAGAAGTAAAAAATGATTAGGAGGTTTAAAAACAATGGCAAGAGGTAAGTTCCCAGGTATGGGAAATATGGGTGGCATGATGAAGCAAATGCAGAAAGCACAAAAGCAAATGGAAAAATTGCAACAAGAATTAGAGGAAAAGGAAGTAGAAGCAAGTGCAGGTGGTGGAGCTGTAACTGTTAAGGCTAATGGAAAGAAAGAAATAGTTTCAATATCCATAGATGAAGATGTTGTAGATCCTGAAGATGTAGAAATGTTGGAAGACTTGGTAATGGCAGCAGTAAATGAAGCATTAAGAGAAGCAGAAGATCTTATGGCTGAAGGAATGAAAAAGTTAACTGGAGGAATGAATATACCAGGTCTTTTCTAGAGGAAGGTTGATATAGATGGAGTATTACTCTTTACCTATAGCTAATTTAATAGAGCAATTTTCTAAGCTTCCCGGTATAGGAAAAAAGACGGCTCAAAGGCTTAGTTTTTACATTCTGGAAATGGAGGATTTTGAAGCAGGAAAATTGGCAAAAGCTATAACCGATGCTAAAGAAAAAGTTAAACAATGTAGCATATGCTGTTATTTAACAGATGAGGATCCTTGTCCAATATGTCGAGATGAAAGTAGAGATAGATC encodes:
- a CDS encoding TAXI family TRAP transporter solute-binding subunit, whose amino-acid sequence is MFKKILIGVLTLVLILSLTVGCSSKNGKQTSTGGKKNYISIATGGTSGTYYPLGGAMAKVFNDNIEGVTANAQSTGASVENIELVSKGETEIAFVQNDIAYYAYTATEIFDDREKIENIRGMAMIYPEVIQVIATKNSNIETIEDLKGKKVAIGAPGSGSEANARQILAAYGMDYDDLGKADFLSFNEAADQLKDKQIDAAFITAGVPTSAVTEVSQTADIVVVPIEEERIAELVEEYPYYTDATIPKDTYKDQKADINTVAVMAMLVVPEDLKEDLVYELTKYLFEEKQEIADTHSRGNDINLESALKGMPIDLHPGAQRYYDEKGIKQ
- a CDS encoding TRAP transporter large permease subunit, which translates into the protein MKDVKDVDELLEEYDQESSGSRKLVGLIGIIATIIAIGMSVFHLYTAGRGTLLSLRQRSLHIIFAFTLGFLLFPATKKGNKKKPSILDYVFIGLSLLIFGYLFIFVEEIALKGGNMTTMDILFGATAILLTLEITRRVVGPELPIVAIIFLLYARFGPYFPGELGHRGYSWSRIIGHMYFTLEGLLGIPIGVSATFVFMFLLFGAFLDKTGVGEFFINLAYSL
- a CDS encoding YbaB/EbfC family nucleoid-associated protein, giving the protein MARGKFPGMGNMGGMMKQMQKAQKQMEKLQQELEEKEVEASAGGGAVTVKANGKKEIVSISIDEDVVDPEDVEMLEDLVMAAVNEALREAEDLMAEGMKKLTGGMNIPGLF
- the dnaX gene encoding DNA polymerase III subunit gamma/tau gives rise to the protein MYKALYRQYRPKTFDEVIGQEHITTTLKNQIFNGNIGHAYLFSGTKGTGKTSTAKIFARAVNCIDLKDGNPCNSCEICKGILDESIMDVIEMDAASNSSVDDIRELRDKVQYAPAKAKYKVYIMDEVHMLSNDAFNALLKTLEEPPAHLIFILATTESERLPQTILSRCQRFDFRRIGTGNIVSSLKNICKDLDIKYEESALQLIARNAEGAMRDAVSLLDQCISFNKDELRLKDSLEILGIANKDIIFNIVDNLKEKDLEKSLYIVDDIVQSGIDINQFIKDLILHFRNLMIAKSSKNPYDIIDMEEEAIKKYEIQAENMSLKFILKALDLLNEGENQAKWSTQPRIILEMSIIKLINLEDELSLEERVKKLEDFISTGKTMIPEKTMERQFGRRNVQKNMKKPITKEKVDKKEEKVYIGKERIDLEKGKTAEDELITEGTGFEFDKVVDEWELILNYIRKENVVVYALLKEGRPLSVRNNLLTIGYKENFGVHKEALEKKHQDFVNKVISRYFNKSVRVKFTMEDEVNNSSNDNVKDNKLNEVVDFFGEDFVEVKND
- a CDS encoding DUF1850 domain-containing protein — translated: MMKKELNSKIIGKRGIILIIFIILLIIYLYPIYILEASDYETDKYLRSWKVQKYDRFSIKHIHSVQLVPVIEIYSINHNGDIILEESYFHSYGAGLPATTPYDFSITENGFKIYNINEKMDNLIYRTGAVKAEHQIYINKHYEAFLDFSEPRTSVKFDVKKISFLKQLLREVFQ